In a single window of the Amycolatopsis sp. cg5 genome:
- a CDS encoding helix-turn-helix domain-containing protein, translating into MTQWQAARWAETVRAGLKARGLSLDEAARQIGVPTSTLRSWIEHRHAPKVTIFDHWAALARVTGLGEAELLQAAGVLPDSLTSSIHLAQATKSLRDGIEEAGRFLRRADSLVSSSSMSQVINELSASRIDWELRMRTANRGEDVPLTLHHYVGVVPPPDLPLSDEEARDLIERDVLGHLWRPLGLYWRRLMVHDWADPPRLIIQVAEQESTHPPSTSLPVVDAPPMIVFAPVWGYGYLMGSLIADALGFGNVDFRYFGMPDSLEERLEWVGRELADVSPRFVKAVPPTMFRQGLRVTTEGYLPICVTYGPRMREHAVRVYRDVLLPDSDVAIRENDSLREQIVAGLPSRIDVRIDDADVVDGGTVNRHKINDTVAWLSEQIVEHLLLASGLPPVPMGGPLRQLVLPSGRVQRPPTLASTVSFG; encoded by the coding sequence ATGACCCAGTGGCAGGCGGCGCGCTGGGCCGAAACGGTGCGCGCCGGGCTCAAGGCGCGCGGCCTTTCCCTCGACGAGGCCGCGCGGCAGATCGGCGTGCCGACGTCCACCCTGCGCAGCTGGATCGAGCACCGCCACGCGCCCAAGGTGACGATTTTCGACCACTGGGCCGCGTTGGCGCGAGTCACCGGCCTCGGCGAGGCCGAGCTGTTGCAGGCCGCGGGTGTGCTGCCCGACTCGCTGACGTCGAGCATCCACCTCGCGCAGGCGACGAAGTCCTTGCGCGACGGCATCGAAGAAGCCGGAAGGTTCTTGCGCCGCGCGGATTCCCTGGTGTCTTCGTCGTCGATGAGCCAGGTGATCAACGAGCTGTCGGCGTCGCGCATCGACTGGGAACTCCGCATGCGCACGGCGAACCGCGGCGAGGACGTCCCGCTCACGTTGCACCATTACGTCGGCGTGGTCCCGCCGCCCGATCTCCCGCTGTCCGACGAGGAGGCGCGCGACCTGATCGAGCGCGACGTGCTCGGTCACCTCTGGCGCCCGCTCGGGCTGTATTGGCGACGCCTGATGGTCCACGACTGGGCGGACCCGCCGCGCCTGATCATCCAAGTGGCGGAACAGGAATCGACGCATCCGCCGTCGACCTCCCTGCCGGTGGTCGACGCGCCGCCGATGATCGTCTTCGCCCCGGTCTGGGGCTACGGCTACCTGATGGGCTCGCTGATCGCGGACGCGCTCGGCTTCGGCAACGTGGATTTCCGGTATTTCGGCATGCCCGATTCGCTGGAGGAGCGCCTGGAATGGGTCGGCCGCGAGCTGGCCGACGTCTCGCCACGTTTCGTGAAAGCCGTGCCACCGACCATGTTCCGCCAAGGACTGCGCGTGACGACCGAGGGCTACCTGCCGATCTGCGTGACTTATGGCCCGCGCATGCGCGAGCACGCGGTGCGCGTCTACCGGGACGTCCTGCTGCCGGATTCGGATGTCGCCATCCGGGAGAACGACTCGCTGCGCGAGCAGATCGTGGCGGGTCTGCCGTCCCGCATCGACGTCCGCATCGACGACGCGGACGTGGTCGACGGCGGCACGGTGAATCGCCACAAGATCAACGACACGGTCGCGTGGCTGTCCGAGCAGATCGTCGAGCACCTGCTGCTCGCGTCGGGCCTGCCGCCGGTGCCGATGGGCGGGCCGTTGCGTCAGCTCGTGCTGCCGTCCGGCCGGGTGCAACGGCCACCCACGCTGGCCAGCACCGTGTCCTTCGGCTGA
- a CDS encoding 3-oxoacyl-ACP reductase, translated as MVQRFEGRVAVITGGGSGIGLASARRLASEGAKVVIADVSADAGKAAADEVGGLFVQVDVTDEEQVKALFQTTVDTYGSVDVAFNNAGISPPDDDSILTTGIEAWQRVQQVNLTSVYLCCKYVLPHMLEQGKGSIINTASFVAVMGAATSQISYSASKGGVLAMSRELGVEFARKGVRVNALCPGPVNTPLLRELFAKDPERAARRLVHVPLGRFAEPSEIAAAVAFLASDDASFITASQFLVDGGIAGAYVTPID; from the coding sequence ATGGTGCAGCGTTTCGAAGGCCGGGTCGCGGTGATCACCGGCGGCGGCAGCGGGATCGGGCTCGCGTCCGCGCGCAGGCTCGCTTCCGAGGGCGCGAAGGTCGTCATCGCGGACGTGTCCGCCGACGCGGGCAAGGCGGCGGCCGACGAGGTCGGCGGCCTGTTCGTGCAGGTGGACGTGACCGACGAGGAGCAGGTCAAGGCCCTGTTCCAGACCACGGTCGACACCTACGGCTCGGTCGACGTCGCGTTCAACAACGCCGGCATCTCCCCGCCCGACGACGACTCGATCCTCACGACGGGCATCGAGGCGTGGCAGCGGGTCCAGCAGGTCAACCTGACCTCGGTGTACCTCTGCTGCAAGTACGTCCTGCCGCACATGCTGGAGCAGGGCAAGGGCTCGATCATCAACACGGCCTCGTTCGTCGCGGTGATGGGCGCGGCCACGTCGCAGATCTCGTACAGCGCGTCCAAGGGCGGCGTGCTCGCGATGAGCCGCGAGCTGGGCGTCGAGTTCGCGCGCAAGGGCGTCCGCGTCAACGCGCTGTGCCCGGGACCGGTGAACACCCCGCTGCTGCGGGAGCTTTTCGCGAAGGACCCGGAGCGCGCGGCCCGTCGCCTGGTGCACGTCCCGCTCGGCCGGTTCGCCGAGCCGTCGGAGATCGCGGCGGCCGTCGCGTTCCTCGCCAGCGACGACGCGTCGTTCATCACCGCGTCGCAGTTCCTGGTCGACGGCGGCATCGCGGGCGCGTACGTCACGCCCATCGACTGA
- a CDS encoding aldehyde dehydrogenase, producing MTTFDVINPATEEVVRSVALTTLEETDAAIARAQAAYPAWKAVSPGDRARLLRRFADAVDADIENLAQLEVTNSGHTIGNARWEAGNVRDVLNYYSAAPERLNGKQIPVPGGVNITFQEPLGVVGVIVPWNFPMPIAGWGFAPALAAGNTVVLKPAEVTPLTALRLAELASEAGIPEDVFQVLPGKGSVVGQRFVDHPAVRKVVFTGSTEVGKQIMAGCAAQVKRVTLELGGKNANIIFADSDLEKAAATAPYGVFDNAGQDCCARSLILVQASVYDRFMELLEPAVHGVVVGDPGSEKTEMGPLISAAHKAKVSSYIGADAPVAFRGSAPEGPGYWFPPTVVTPGNLQDPLAADEIFGPVVAVVPFGDETDAVTMANHTEYGLSGSIWTRDVGRALRVARGVESGNLSVNSHSSVRYWTPFGGFKQSGLGRELGPDAVDAFTETKNVFLSTED from the coding sequence ATGACCACGTTCGACGTGATCAACCCAGCCACCGAAGAGGTGGTGCGGTCGGTCGCGCTGACCACGCTCGAAGAGACCGACGCGGCCATCGCCCGCGCGCAGGCCGCGTACCCGGCGTGGAAGGCCGTTTCGCCCGGCGATCGCGCTCGGCTGCTGCGCCGGTTCGCCGACGCCGTCGACGCCGACATCGAGAACCTGGCTCAGCTGGAAGTCACCAACTCCGGCCACACCATCGGCAACGCGCGCTGGGAAGCGGGCAACGTCCGCGACGTGCTGAACTACTACTCGGCCGCGCCGGAACGCTTGAACGGCAAGCAGATCCCGGTGCCGGGCGGGGTCAACATCACGTTCCAGGAACCGCTGGGCGTGGTCGGCGTGATCGTGCCGTGGAACTTCCCGATGCCGATCGCGGGCTGGGGTTTCGCGCCCGCGCTGGCCGCGGGCAACACCGTGGTGCTCAAGCCGGCGGAGGTCACGCCGCTGACCGCGCTCCGGCTCGCCGAGCTGGCCAGCGAGGCCGGTATCCCCGAGGACGTCTTCCAGGTGCTGCCCGGCAAGGGATCCGTTGTGGGGCAACGCTTCGTGGACCATCCCGCGGTACGCAAGGTGGTGTTCACCGGCTCGACCGAGGTCGGCAAGCAGATCATGGCCGGCTGCGCCGCGCAGGTGAAGCGCGTGACGCTGGAGCTGGGCGGCAAGAACGCCAACATCATCTTCGCCGATTCCGACCTGGAGAAGGCCGCCGCGACCGCGCCGTACGGGGTGTTCGACAACGCCGGTCAGGACTGCTGCGCGCGCTCGCTGATCCTGGTGCAGGCGAGCGTGTACGACCGCTTCATGGAGCTGCTCGAACCCGCCGTGCACGGCGTCGTCGTCGGCGATCCCGGCTCGGAGAAGACCGAGATGGGCCCGCTGATTTCGGCCGCGCACAAGGCGAAAGTGTCTTCGTACATTGGTGCGGACGCGCCGGTCGCGTTCCGCGGCAGCGCGCCGGAAGGCCCCGGCTACTGGTTCCCGCCGACCGTGGTCACGCCTGGCAACCTCCAGGACCCGCTGGCCGCGGACGAGATCTTCGGCCCGGTCGTCGCGGTCGTCCCGTTCGGCGACGAGACCGACGCGGTGACCATGGCCAACCACACCGAATACGGCCTGTCCGGGTCGATCTGGACCCGCGACGTCGGCCGGGCGCTGCGCGTGGCGCGCGGCGTCGAGTCGGGCAACCTGTCGGTCAACTCGCACTCTTCGGTGCGCTACTGGACCCCGTTCGGCGGCTTCAAGCAGTCCGGGCTCGGTCGCGAGCTCGGCCCGGACGCCGTCGACGCCTTCACCGAGACCAAGAACGTATTCCTGAGCACGGAGGACTGA
- a CDS encoding gamma-glutamyl-gamma-aminobutyrate hydrolase family protein, with product MASNGSKPLIGLTTYIEPARFLVWETEAALLHRVYVDCVVAAGGVPVLLPPVSDEYESLVSAVDGLVLVGGADVEPSRYDQEPHATTYTRPNRDAFEFGLLSEALKQRLPVLGVCRGLQVLSVALGGTLTQHIPDASGSTEHQPAPATFGDSKIKLKEGSRAAAILGADTKVHCYHHQAIDRLGEGLVPVGWAEDGTVEAAELPGEDFVLGVQWHPEQNIDDVRLFEALVAAAKEKA from the coding sequence GTGGCTTCGAACGGCTCTAAGCCGCTGATCGGGCTCACCACCTATATAGAGCCCGCGCGTTTCCTGGTCTGGGAGACCGAAGCGGCGCTGCTGCACCGGGTGTACGTGGACTGCGTGGTCGCGGCCGGTGGAGTGCCCGTGCTGCTGCCGCCGGTCAGCGACGAGTACGAGTCGCTCGTGTCCGCTGTGGACGGTCTGGTGCTCGTCGGCGGCGCTGACGTCGAGCCGTCGCGCTACGACCAGGAGCCGCACGCGACGACCTACACCCGGCCGAACCGCGACGCGTTCGAGTTCGGTCTGCTTTCCGAAGCCTTGAAACAGCGGCTCCCGGTCCTCGGAGTGTGCCGTGGCCTGCAGGTTCTCAGTGTCGCGCTCGGCGGGACGCTGACCCAGCACATCCCGGACGCGTCCGGCAGCACCGAGCACCAGCCCGCGCCCGCGACCTTCGGCGACAGCAAGATCAAGCTGAAGGAAGGCAGCCGCGCGGCGGCCATCCTGGGCGCCGACACCAAGGTCCACTGCTACCACCATCAGGCGATCGACCGGCTCGGCGAGGGCCTCGTGCCCGTCGGCTGGGCCGAAGATGGCACGGTCGAGGCGGCCGAGCTGCCCGGCGAGGACTTCGTGCTGGGTGTGCAGTGGCATCCGGAACAGAACATCGACGACGTAAGGCTTTTCGAGGCTCTCGTGGCCGCGGCGAAGGAGAAAGCATGA
- a CDS encoding glutamine synthetase family protein → MLSLDRLRELVGDGTVDTVLIAITDMQGRLQGKRCSAEYFLNEVVSHATEACNYLLAVDVDMNTVGGYAMSSWETGYGDFVLRPDFGTLRLVPWQEGTAMVLADLEWVQGGDVPASPRQILRKQLDRLAERGLGAFVGTELEFIVFDDTYESAWDKRYQDLRPSNQYNVDYSMLGTARIEPLLRRIRNEMTGAGLYVESAKGECNPGQHEIAFRYTDALATCDNHGIYKNGAKEIAAQEGKALTFMAKYNEREGNSCHIHISLRSTEGEAVLAGDGPGGFSKLMEHFLAGQLAGLRELTYFLAPNINSYKRFVPGSFAPTAVAWGTDNRTCALRVVGHGESLRTENRVPGGDVNPYLAVAALIASGLHGIENELPLEPEFTGNAYASDKPTVPSTLREAAALFGESQLARTAFGDDVVDHYLNAARVELAAFDAAVTDWERIRGFERL, encoded by the coding sequence ATGCTCAGCTTGGACCGGCTGCGTGAGCTGGTCGGCGACGGGACGGTCGACACCGTGCTCATCGCGATCACCGACATGCAGGGGAGGCTCCAGGGCAAACGCTGCTCCGCCGAGTACTTCCTCAACGAGGTCGTCTCGCACGCCACCGAGGCCTGCAACTACCTGCTGGCCGTCGACGTCGACATGAACACCGTCGGCGGCTACGCGATGTCGTCGTGGGAGACCGGCTACGGCGACTTCGTCCTGCGCCCCGACTTCGGCACGCTGCGCCTGGTGCCGTGGCAGGAGGGCACCGCGATGGTGCTCGCCGACCTCGAATGGGTGCAGGGCGGCGACGTGCCCGCCTCGCCGCGCCAGATCCTGCGCAAGCAGCTCGACCGGCTCGCCGAGCGCGGGCTCGGCGCGTTCGTCGGCACCGAGCTGGAGTTCATCGTCTTCGACGACACCTACGAATCCGCGTGGGACAAGCGTTATCAGGACCTGCGACCGTCCAATCAGTACAACGTGGACTACTCGATGCTCGGCACCGCCCGGATTGAGCCGCTGCTGCGCCGCATCCGCAACGAGATGACCGGCGCCGGGCTGTACGTCGAGTCCGCCAAGGGTGAGTGCAACCCCGGCCAGCACGAGATCGCCTTCCGCTACACCGACGCGCTCGCCACCTGCGACAACCACGGGATCTACAAGAACGGCGCCAAGGAGATCGCCGCGCAGGAGGGCAAGGCGCTCACCTTCATGGCGAAGTACAACGAGCGCGAGGGCAACTCGTGCCACATCCACATCAGCCTGCGCTCGACCGAGGGCGAGGCCGTGCTCGCCGGCGACGGGCCGGGCGGGTTCTCCAAGCTGATGGAGCACTTCCTCGCCGGTCAGCTCGCCGGGCTGCGCGAGCTGACCTACTTCCTCGCGCCGAACATCAACTCCTACAAGCGTTTCGTGCCGGGCAGCTTCGCGCCGACCGCGGTCGCCTGGGGCACCGACAACCGCACCTGCGCGCTGCGCGTGGTCGGGCACGGCGAGTCGCTGCGCACCGAGAACCGGGTGCCTGGCGGGGACGTCAACCCGTATCTCGCGGTCGCCGCGCTGATCGCGTCCGGGCTGCACGGCATCGAGAACGAGCTGCCGCTGGAGCCGGAGTTCACCGGCAACGCCTACGCCTCCGACAAGCCGACCGTGCCGTCGACGTTGCGTGAGGCGGCGGCGCTGTTCGGCGAGAGCCAGCTGGCCAGGACCGCTTTCGGCGACGACGTGGTCGACCACTACCTCAACGCCGCGCGCGTCGAACTCGCCGCTTTCGACGCGGCCGTCACCGATTGGGAGCGGATCCGTGGCTTCGAACGGCTCTAA
- a CDS encoding amidohydrolase family protein, which yields MTAGIVDVWMQHPNERFMAAPWLESILRWTGRPREVPQVAATLAAMDEAHVGFGLLSAWHGPSGALISNDEVARLVEAHPDRFAGVATVDLTDPMGAVREIRRCVRNLGFVAVRVVPWLWNLPPDDRRYYPVYVACVEQEIPFCTQIGHTGPLLPSEPGRPIPYLERVLLDFPELVVVGGHVGYPWMSEVLSLAMKFPNFHIDTSAYAVHRLPAELVDYMRGHGRTRVLFGSNYPMLSPARCLKNLADLNLDVEASELYLGGNAQRIFRVG from the coding sequence GTGACCGCGGGCATCGTCGACGTGTGGATGCAGCACCCGAACGAGCGGTTCATGGCCGCGCCATGGCTGGAGTCGATCCTGCGCTGGACCGGCAGGCCGCGCGAGGTCCCCCAGGTCGCCGCGACACTGGCCGCGATGGACGAGGCGCACGTCGGCTTCGGCCTGCTCTCGGCGTGGCACGGGCCGTCCGGCGCGCTCATCTCCAACGACGAGGTGGCCAGGCTGGTCGAGGCCCATCCCGACCGGTTCGCCGGCGTCGCGACCGTCGACCTGACCGACCCGATGGGCGCGGTCCGGGAAATCCGCCGCTGCGTGCGCAACCTGGGCTTCGTCGCGGTCCGCGTCGTGCCGTGGCTGTGGAACCTGCCGCCGGACGACCGGCGCTACTACCCCGTCTACGTCGCCTGCGTCGAGCAGGAGATCCCGTTCTGCACGCAGATCGGGCACACCGGCCCGCTGCTGCCGTCCGAGCCTGGCCGCCCGATCCCGTACCTCGAACGGGTGCTGCTCGACTTCCCCGAGCTCGTGGTCGTCGGTGGGCACGTCGGGTACCCGTGGATGTCCGAAGTCCTTTCGCTGGCGATGAAGTTCCCGAACTTCCACATCGACACCTCGGCCTACGCGGTGCACCGGCTGCCGGCCGAGCTGGTCGACTACATGCGCGGCCACGGCCGCACCCGGGTGCTGTTCGGCAGCAACTACCCGATGCTCAGCCCGGCACGCTGCCTCAAGAACCTCGCCGACCTCAACCTCGACGTGGAGGCGTCCGAGCTGTACCTCGGCGGCAACGCGCAGCGGATCTTCCGCGTCGGTTAG
- a CDS encoding general stress protein, translating to MTSAFTQTGFTQPQANAQAPAMPSGWPIASYDSYEAAQRAVDHLASTDFPVTDVTIVGVQPLLVERIAGKLTMSKVLSSAAMSGAIFGLFLGLMLSLLNPGVGLVSIGIGLVAGVGFNLLFGALGYAANKNKRGYFSQSQLVAQRYDVLSQPRSAEKGRDLLANMAARAAL from the coding sequence ATGACTTCCGCATTCACGCAGACAGGTTTCACGCAGCCGCAGGCCAACGCGCAGGCTCCCGCGATGCCGTCCGGGTGGCCCATCGCTTCGTACGACTCGTACGAGGCCGCCCAGCGTGCCGTCGACCATCTCGCGAGCACCGACTTCCCGGTCACCGACGTGACCATCGTCGGGGTGCAGCCGCTGCTGGTCGAGCGCATCGCCGGCAAGCTGACCATGAGCAAGGTGCTCAGCAGCGCCGCGATGTCCGGCGCCATCTTCGGCCTGTTCCTCGGCCTGATGCTGAGCCTGCTCAACCCCGGCGTCGGCCTGGTGTCGATCGGCATCGGCCTGGTCGCCGGTGTCGGCTTCAACCTGCTGTTCGGCGCGCTCGGGTACGCCGCCAACAAGAACAAGCGCGGCTACTTCTCGCAGAGCCAGCTCGTGGCTCAGCGCTATGACGTCCTTTCCCAGCCGCGCAGCGCGGAAAAGGGCCGAGACCTGCTGGCGAACATGGCGGCTCGCGCCGCACTGTAG
- a CDS encoding DUF1700 domain-containing protein, protein MSTQNSTAVRVYLARVRTALADLPSAEVEEILEDVRPHLLEIEAELGDGARVEQMIERLGTPENYAAELRAAGDYPPAASTEPPKTVVIKEQAKRIVPRLALWGLVVASVGLGLVGITVANNLRPEALVSLVIILPVLGFGVWYLTRKGGAGIAELPEVRALREGLKKQDPEGLPRVLNYFRGLSPAWWLVCAAALILFGLMLVRRGSDGVAALPVLVVAAVAIVWGGRRVAADKRWLWLTLPVSLFVLGGAFGFVGYVFDSVDHRYQSYNTYPASSRNSDGSDNLYYGNQSIENVYAFDAEGKPLTEIYLYDEDGRPITLSRKGCDKSANYPMKIGADNRFPRPKIEQGITDNDGNFNGYNAYKNACREVYGVPFSVAIPKAPATTSATPAPSATPAPSPSSSASPTPASPTPTK, encoded by the coding sequence ATGAGCACGCAGAATTCGACCGCGGTGCGGGTCTACCTGGCGCGGGTGCGTACCGCGCTGGCCGATCTGCCCTCCGCCGAAGTCGAAGAGATCCTCGAGGACGTCCGGCCGCATCTGCTCGAGATCGAGGCCGAACTGGGTGACGGCGCGCGGGTCGAGCAGATGATCGAGCGGCTCGGGACGCCGGAGAACTACGCCGCCGAACTGCGTGCCGCGGGGGACTATCCGCCCGCCGCGTCCACCGAGCCGCCGAAGACCGTGGTGATCAAGGAGCAGGCGAAGCGGATCGTGCCCCGGCTCGCGTTGTGGGGGCTCGTCGTCGCGTCGGTCGGGCTGGGGCTGGTCGGGATCACGGTCGCGAACAACCTCCGGCCGGAGGCGCTGGTTTCGCTGGTGATCATCCTGCCCGTGCTCGGGTTCGGCGTCTGGTACCTGACGAGAAAGGGCGGCGCGGGGATCGCCGAGCTGCCTGAGGTGCGCGCGCTGCGCGAAGGGCTTAAGAAGCAGGATCCGGAAGGCTTGCCCCGGGTATTGAACTACTTCAGGGGACTGTCGCCCGCTTGGTGGCTCGTGTGCGCGGCCGCGCTGATCCTGTTCGGCCTGATGCTGGTGCGCCGGGGCAGTGACGGGGTCGCCGCGCTGCCGGTGCTGGTGGTCGCCGCGGTGGCGATCGTCTGGGGCGGACGGCGGGTGGCCGCCGACAAGCGCTGGCTGTGGCTGACGCTGCCGGTCTCGCTGTTCGTGCTCGGCGGGGCGTTCGGGTTCGTCGGGTATGTCTTCGACTCCGTCGACCACCGGTACCAGAGCTACAACACGTACCCGGCCAGCAGCCGGAACTCGGACGGATCCGACAACCTGTACTACGGCAACCAGTCGATCGAGAACGTCTACGCCTTCGACGCGGAAGGCAAGCCGCTCACCGAGATCTACCTCTACGACGAGGACGGCAGGCCGATCACGTTGTCGCGCAAGGGGTGCGACAAGTCGGCGAACTACCCGATGAAGATCGGCGCCGACAACCGGTTCCCGCGCCCGAAGATCGAGCAGGGCATCACCGACAACGACGGCAACTTCAACGGCTACAACGCCTACAAGAACGCCTGCCGCGAGGTGTACGGCGTGCCGTTCTCGGTCGCGATCCCGAAGGCGCCCGCGACCACCAGCGCGACGCCGGCACCGAGCGCGACACCGGCGCCGAGCCCTAGCTCCAGCGCGAGTCCGACGCCGGCGAGCCCGACGCCGACCAAGTGA
- a CDS encoding PadR family transcriptional regulator: protein MEISQLLKGVLDLAVLAVLREEDGYGYDVLRRLRVGGLEEVGDASVYGTLRRLYKAGLLTSYVVPSEEGPHRKYYSLNEPGRLKLTESAKTWESFASTMNSLLGAAA, encoded by the coding sequence GTGGAGATCAGTCAGCTACTCAAGGGTGTCCTCGACCTCGCGGTGCTCGCGGTGCTTCGCGAGGAAGACGGTTATGGCTACGACGTGCTCCGCCGGCTGCGGGTCGGCGGTCTGGAGGAAGTGGGCGACGCGTCCGTGTACGGAACGCTGAGACGGCTCTACAAGGCCGGTCTGCTCACGTCGTATGTCGTGCCGAGCGAGGAGGGGCCGCACCGGAAGTACTACAGCTTGAACGAACCAGGCCGGCTGAAACTGACCGAGTCGGCCAAGACGTGGGAGAGCTTCGCGTCGACGATGAACAGCCTGTTGGGAGCGGCAGCATGA
- the mutM gene encoding bifunctional DNA-formamidopyrimidine glycosylase/DNA-(apurinic or apyrimidinic site) lyase, with amino-acid sequence MPELPEVEVVRAGLEAHVTGRTISKVEVLHARAIRRHVQGAEDFTGRLAGVRIDAARRRGKYLWLELSDEQAMLAHLGMSGQMLVQEEGTPDEKHLRVRVRFADDGPELRFVDQRTFGGLALADLVEVDGTLLPSTISHIARDPMDPAFSLDAAVRALRSRRTEVKRALLDQTLVSGVGNIYADEALWRSKLHWARATDKLTGPKTRVLLEAATEVMNEALAQGGTSFDALYVNVNGQSGYFDRSLDAYGQEGLPCRRCGTAIRRDPFMNRSSFSCPRCQPRPRA; translated from the coding sequence GCAAGGTCGAAGTGCTCCACGCCCGCGCCATCCGGCGCCACGTGCAGGGAGCCGAGGACTTCACCGGCAGGCTGGCAGGCGTCCGCATCGACGCCGCCCGCAGGCGCGGCAAGTACCTCTGGCTGGAGCTGTCCGACGAGCAGGCCATGCTCGCCCACCTCGGCATGAGCGGCCAGATGCTCGTCCAAGAGGAGGGCACGCCCGACGAGAAGCACCTCCGCGTCCGGGTGCGCTTCGCCGACGACGGGCCCGAGTTGCGCTTCGTCGACCAGCGGACATTCGGGGGACTGGCACTCGCGGACCTCGTCGAGGTCGACGGAACCCTGTTGCCCAGCACGATTTCCCACATCGCGCGCGACCCGATGGACCCGGCCTTCAGCCTCGACGCGGCGGTTCGCGCTCTGCGTTCGCGGCGGACCGAGGTCAAGCGCGCCCTGCTCGACCAGACTCTGGTCTCGGGCGTCGGCAACATCTACGCCGACGAGGCGCTGTGGCGCTCGAAGCTGCACTGGGCCAGGGCGACCGACAAGCTCACCGGCCCCAAGACGCGCGTGCTGCTCGAAGCCGCCACCGAGGTGATGAACGAGGCGCTCGCGCAGGGCGGAACCTCGTTCGATGCCTTGTACGTCAACGTGAACGGCCAGTCCGGCTACTTCGACCGCTCACTCGACGCCTACGGCCAAGAAGGCCTGCCGTGCCGCCGCTGCGGCACCGCGATCCGCCGCGACCCGTTCATGAACCGGTCGTCGTTCTCCTGCCCCCGCTGCCAGCCCCGCCCCAGGGCTTAA